CTTCATCAAGTGGTTTGTGATACAGCAGTGAAATAAGGATTTCACCACTTAATGTAGAGAGGTAATCTATTTGAAAGAGCTTTCGCCTAAGTATTTCATTGTCTTTCAACTTTTCCATCATGACTAGCATTAAGCTGTTAATTAGCGTTGATGCTGGTAAATACTGTTCTACACGTATTTTTTGTTTCGTTTTTTGGTCAAACATAATGTGGTAAAGATCGTCACCGTCATGCCAAACTCTAAACTCACAACGTAAACGGTAATGCTTGTCAGGTGAATCGAACACGTTTAATGCGGGTACATTATATGGTTTAAATGTACGCGTCATCATTTCAATTTTTTGGTCTAATTGTTGCTTGTAGAACTGTGGGTCAATATGACTTAATGGCATGTGTCACTCCGATAACTGCTATGCGTGTTAGTTTACCGTGTATTTATAGTGAAATGTAGGTGGGTAATAGATTATATATTGTAATTATGTACCACCATTATTAGTTCATATCTTCATCTATAGTGTAATAAAACAAATAGTAATAACCAAAGCTAATGTTATGTACAAATAATATACATTAGTGGTTTGGATATTAGATTATATGCCGATAATAACTACAAGCTCACTAAATTTAATGGAAAGCAGCATGACACCGATTAACCAATATCAAAATACGAACTACAGCCGTACTTTTAATGTGGATCAAAAAGGTGAACAGTCTAGCTATGGGCGCAACCTTGCGCAGCGTGAAGCCTCAGATAGTCCACGTGAAATGTTAACTTACCAACAATCTAGCAATATAAGCATTGAAGCTAATTTACTTTCATATTCAAAACGCTCGCACATTGCAGGAAGAGTGATTGATGAAAAAGTGTCGCAAAAATTAGCGGAGAAGTTTAATGAAGTAAAAGAACCATCGCTTACATTCGACTTTAAAGAAGTGGCTAAAAATGTAATGTCGTTTGTCGAAGGTGTAATCACAACCGCACGATCTGATGGGGCGTCTGATGATAAGCTTACCTCTATGTTTGCTCAAGCGCGGGCAGGTATTGATGAAGGCTTTGAACAGGCAAGAGCTGAATTAGAAGATCTAGGCATGATGGATGAGGAGTTAGAAGAGGGCATTGGTAAAAGCTATGAATTAATTGAAAAGCGGTTGGGTAAATTTGAGCAAGAGTTTTTCGATAAAGTGGATGATGATGTGAATATCGGGCGACCTGTTACTGAAGATCCTAAATCAGATGATATTGTTTATGGTAGACCTGTACAGCCAGAAGCACCAATTTCTAAACCTGACAACAGAGAAACGACACCGGTAGAGCCAAGGCCAGAAAAAAGCGAACCGCCTAGAGAAACGTTTCAACCTTTTAATCCAGTAGATAACGAGCAATCAGTTAATCGCTTAAGGGGTTAT
This is a stretch of genomic DNA from Flocculibacter collagenilyticus. It encodes these proteins:
- a CDS encoding DUF5610 domain-containing protein yields the protein MTPINQYQNTNYSRTFNVDQKGEQSSYGRNLAQREASDSPREMLTYQQSSNISIEANLLSYSKRSHIAGRVIDEKVSQKLAEKFNEVKEPSLTFDFKEVAKNVMSFVEGVITTARSDGASDDKLTSMFAQARAGIDEGFEQARAELEDLGMMDEELEEGIGKSYELIEKRLGKFEQEFFDKVDDDVNIGRPVTEDPKSDDIVYGRPVQPEAPISKPDNRETTPVEPRPEKSEPPRETFQPFNPVDNEQSVNRLRGYAQNIDYGLDQRSTIEIKTRDGDTVKVNFANSFTYSNSASQVSASSESNSVYSSSFGESIGYSEQFSYSVEGELSDDEKAALNSLLEDMAKVANQFFTGNVEDAFEEALELGFDQDQIAGFALNLQQVETVQMTQAYAAIGGQPTTDTQHPISSLSDYVKNLANTFDKGEALLPSIDEAKELLGQVTNQLLQYLQPESAKEDLITFSDINDRLLHGIYQNKNTDS